Genomic window (Candidatus Neomarinimicrobiota bacterium):
ACACTTTTCATCAATGAAACCCCGATGGTCCTCACGGACATTGTGACCGCGGAAACGATCAAATATGCATCGAATGCCTTTTTGGCCACGAAGATATCCTTCATCAATGAAATGGCCAATCTATGTGACGCTACCGGGGCGGATGTCCACATGGTGGCCAGAGCTATGGGACTGGATGGCCGTATAAGTCCCAAATTCCTGCACCCCGGTCCGGGATTTGGAGGATCCTGTTTTCCCAAGGACGTCCAGGCACTTGCTCAGCAGGGGGAGAAGCTTGGGGTTGAGTTGAAAGTTGTCAGGGCAGCCCATGAGACAAACGAAGCTCAGAAAAGAAGCGTGATTCGAAAACTCAAGAATCTTCTTGGAGACGATTTGAAAGACAAAACCATAGCGGTGCTGGGATTGGCATTCAAGTCAAACACCGATGACGTTCGGCTGTCACCCTCACTTCCCTTAATCGAAGATTTGCTGTCCCGCAAGGCAAAGGTGAAGGCCTTTGATCCCGAGGCCAATGAGAATATGCGTGCCCTCTTTCCTCAGGTGACCTACTGCGACTCTCTCAAAAGTGCTGTAACCGATGCGGATGCCATTGCGGTAATGACCGATTGGCGCGAGTTTCGAGGCATGAATCTCAAGGAGGTGGCCAGGCTCGTAAAGCAGAGATTCCTGGTGGATGCCCGGAACATTCTGAACCCTGATGAACTCAGGAAGCTGAACTTCAAATCTGAAAACATGGGAAGGCCGAGCGTAAGGTGAGGAACATACAGGGAGTAAGGACCGAGAAGCTCACGGTACATCAGGACATCCCAGACGTCACCGGGCAGATGGGAAAACGTGGATTTCTCATGGAAGTTTTGAGGGAGGACAACGGCTTGCTTCGAAAGTTTGGCCAGACAACCTTTACCGTCGCCTACAAGGATACGATTAAGGCCTTTCACTGGCACAGGAAACAGGATGACATATGGTTTGTGGCCACCGGGAAGGCTGTTGTTGTTCTGCACGATCTCAGGAAGGATTCTCCAACGCGAGGTGTGACCCAGATCATCAGAGCCGGGGAAAACGATTACAAGCTCATCCTTATCCCCGTGGGAGTCGCCCACGGTTACAAGGTCGTCAGTAAAGAGCCTGTGCTGTTGTTCTATCATTCAACTCACGCGTACAACCGGGAGCACCCTGACGAAGAGCGAATTCCGTGGAACGATTCTACCATCGATTTTGATTGGGATTCTGTGGGTTGACGACATACCTCATCACAGGGGGTTGCGGGTTTATCGGCAGCAACTTCATCCGCTATATTCTAAGGAAGGATGAGTCGTGCCGCATCGTGAATCTTGACAAACTTACTTACGCGGGGAATCTGGAGAATCTCAGTGACATGGAGTCGAACCCTCGCTATCACTTTTTCAAGGGAGACATTTGCGATCAGAATCAGGTAGAACGCCTCTTCCTGGAGCATTCTCCTGATCTGGTCGTCAATTTCGCGGCGGAGAGTCATGTGGATCGGTCCATAGGAAAACCTGATGACTTTATTCAGACGGATATATTTGGCGTGTTTGTTCTTCTGGAGGCGGCAAAGGAACACGGCGTCGATCTATTTGTCCAGATCAGCACCGATGAAGTCTACGGGAGTATTCAGAGTGGAAGTTTCCGCGAAACGGATTCCCTGATGCCCAGCAGCCCCTATTCCGCAAGCAAGGCCGGGGGAGACAGGCTGGCCTATTCATACTATGTTACACACAAGCTTCCTGTGATCATAACTCGTGCCGGTAATAATTTTGGGCCCTACCAGTATCCTGAGAAGCTCATTCCTTTATTTGTGACGAACGCTCTTGAGGATGAATTCCTCCCCCTTTACGGGGACGGCAAGAACGTCCGGGACTGGCTTTATGTCCTGGATCATTGTTCTGCGCTGGACTTTTTGGTGGAGAAAGGTACTCCCGGTGAGGCCTACAACATAGGGGGCGGGAACGAGAGGCAGAATATAGATATCACCCGGCAAATTTTGGATCATCTTGAAAAGCCGGACACACTAATTCGCCATGTTGAAGACAGGAAGGGTCATGACCGGAGGTACTCTCTTGATTGTTCGAAATTAACATCCTTGGGTTGGGCCCCTGAGCACGATTTCGATTCAGCCCTGGAAAAGACTGTCGATTGGTACCGGACGAATGAGCGATGGTGGCGAAAAATCAAGTCTGGTGAGTTTCTCGATTATTATAGAACGCAATACCGCATTGAGATCTAGACAGTCTTCAGAAACATGAGAAATAGGCTATTGGAGAAGATTAATAGAATCTCTGGAGAAGAATGTCAGATGAAACGAGTAAATGCAGTTCCCTTAATAATGATAATTTCCTTACACATGATGGTCCTGGCTCAGAGGGAGACGTCTCCTCAATGGCGTCCATTTGGTGAAATCGAGACCGAGTTCCTTGAACAGACAGTGGTAGAGGTCAAGATACCTGATCATCTGCAAGAGTTCACCTCGGTTGAGAAAGCTATTGATCCCGATGCATATGTGATTGGTCCTGGAGACCTTCTTGGAATTAGCATTATAACGGGTGAAAACATGACCTTTATTCTTCGTGTGAGCCCAACTGGAGACTTGCTGATTCCAGGTGTGGGCATCCATAATGTTGCGGGACTGTCACTTTCAGAAACCATTGCCCGCACAGAAGATTTTGTAAGGGAACAAGCTTATCGAAACTCCGAGGTGGATGTTATCCTTGTTGACATACGAAGATTCAAGCTTTTGACCACCGGAGCGGTTCGCGAGCCTGGATTCGTTACCATCTCGCCGACCGATCGCCTTACAGATGCAATCGACGAAGCCGGAGGATTACACAAGTACGCCGATGAAGAGAGTATCCGGGTGGTAAGGGCTGACGGTACAACTGAGCATTTTTCTCTTCGACCTTTTCTTCTGGAAGGGGATCTGGGTAGCAACCCTACTCTCCTCGAAGGAGACCGGATCGAGGTGCCGTTTCGGGAAGAGTTTCGAAACGATGTCGAGGCATCGGTAACCTACAACGAAAGTGCCGTTCTTGTGACCGGATTTGTTGTGAGACCGGGTCCTTATCATTATTTCCCAGGGTATACCGTTAGAGATTATGTTGGATTGGCAGGTGGAGTTGAAGAAAGAGGCTCTATACGAAGTATTGATGTCAACAGGCCAGACCAAGTCGTCGATGTGAAATACGATGATCTTGCGGAGCCAGGCGACATCATCTATGTCCCTCAGAATATCCGCTATTTCCTTTTTGGCCCGAGCAGTATGTTTCAAGTGGCTGGAGTCGTTTTGGGGGTAGTCTTTACCTACCAGAGACTCCTTGATCTACTTTCAAGCTCCTAGTGATTGAAAGTCAAGCACTTAATCACTCAAGCAAAGGGTCGTGAGGTGAGAACTCTTACCCCACGCGAAAAGAGACTTCTGGAGATGGGAAAAGAGGACGCGGAGATTGTCGGGGATCGAGTTGCGAGGAGGACACGATAGCCATGAGGGGGTTGACACCTCACGAGCAAAGAGTATTTGAGTTAGTTAGAAGATACCCGGAAATCATCGGGAATAGAGGTGCCAGAGCGGAGATAGCGGGTGAAAATGGTATGAGTGAGAAAACTCTGAGGAATCGTATTGCCGATCTGAAACGGTATGGACTCGTCTCCGATACGGGCTTGCTCGGCAGCACATTTCCTTTGAGCGGGACAAAGGGCGACATTCCGGTAATTGGATACATCAAATACCTGTTGGAGCGATGGGTCACGGTCGCTCTCGTGGCGGGTTCAGTTTCCATTTTCGTCGCATTCGTCAGTCTTGTTATGCCCAAGACTTTCAGAGCCACGGCCGTGATTATGCCCTCTGAAATTGAGGAGAACTCTCCTTTTTTCAGTGCCCTCCAGGGGCTCTCAATTCCGGGATTGAATATCGCCGGAAATGCCACGGACAGCAATCGACTTCTGGCGATTCTGGCGAGTCGAACGGTTGGCGAGAAAATTGTCAAGAAATTCGATCTCGTGAGAGTTTACGATGTTGAAACGCTGGAGGAAGCTTTGCTGGTCCTCGATAATAATCTTCATTTCAGTCTCCAGGACGAAGGTACCATAAGAATAGATGTGGACGCCAAGACGCCCTGGCTCTCCAGCCAGGAGTCTGACAGTATGGCAAGAGTTCTAACCACTGATCTGGCGAACTCCATGGTCCAGGAAGTTGATTTTGTGAATAAGGAGCTGAATTCGTCAACTGCTCGTCTACAACGTGACTTCATTGAACGACGCCTTGAGCAAAACGCAGAAGATCTGGCGAGAGCTGAGGAGAATCTTAAGGCATTCCAGGAATTCCATGGAACAATTCAACTTCCAGCTCAGACAGAGGCAACCATCACACTGGCGGCCGAGCTCAGTGCCCGGATCATGGCCAATGAGGTGGCTTATGAAGCCCTCAAGTCTCTTCGAAATCCAGACAGTCCAGAGATCAAGCGCGTAGAGTTTGAGATTGCTGCTGCCGAGCGGAAATTGGCCGAGATCGAAAAAGGTCTCAAAGATGAATCGCGTATTTCTGGGGGACTTTTCCCTGTTCTTTCTGACGTTCCTGACCTTGGCATGCGACTGGCTAGATTGGAAAGAGAACTTGAAGTGCAGACCCAACTCTATACCTTTCTGGTGCAGCAATATGAACAAGCAAGAATTCAGGAGACGCGAGACACTCCTACAATTCAGGTTCTGGATTGGGCCAAGGTGCCGGAAAAGAAGTACAAACCCCAACGCGCCTTAATGGTGTTCATCTCTTCTGTTCTGGCCACGGTCTTCTGTGTTGTAGGGCTATTGTTTTGGGAGAAATGGAAAGAGTTTGAATCCACAACATGATCATGTGGCTCTCTACTCTGCAAACTTTTCGCTGAATAATCTCCTAAATCAAAATCCCTTCTACCATCCACCCTATTTATCAGGTACTGAATCTTCCTGAGGATTATCTTGAGTAAGGGACAACAAGGGTTTAGCCTGGAAAGAAATCCCAGGCTCTCTCCTAAGGGATTCAGTGCGAATGTCCATAGAAGAAAATCACTTGATGCGGTTTTCATTCTTACCCTTCCCTTTCTCTTCCTTCTGTTTCTGACCCTTGACGAACCTGTTCGACATCTGGCGTGCGTCCTGACTGCTGCTATTTTCTTCTATGAGCTAATTACCTATGACTATGCCGAACTCTACGGTTTGTCTGGTCTCAAGGTAATCTCTTTTCCTTCGCT
Coding sequences:
- a CDS encoding UDP-glucose/GDP-mannose dehydrogenase family protein — protein: MKRITVIGTGYVGLVTGAGLSDFGNKVVCTDVDHEKIKILNGGRIPCFEPGLQDLVSRNVKARRLLFSTDVGGTVRDSEVIFVAVGTPMRENGEADLSAIETVAKTIGRNLNGYKVICTKSTVPIGTGERVRTMVQETSSAGAEFDIVSNPEFLREGAAVQDFLIPNRVVIGSDSERALDIMREVYRTLFINETPMVLTDIVTAETIKYASNAFLATKISFINEMANLCDATGADVHMVARAMGLDGRISPKFLHPGPGFGGSCFPKDVQALAQQGEKLGVELKVVRAAHETNEAQKRSVIRKLKNLLGDDLKDKTIAVLGLAFKSNTDDVRLSPSLPLIEDLLSRKAKVKAFDPEANENMRALFPQVTYCDSLKSAVTDADAIAVMTDWREFRGMNLKEVARLVKQRFLVDARNILNPDELRKLNFKSENMGRPSVR
- a CDS encoding SLBB domain-containing protein, which codes for MKRVNAVPLIMIISLHMMVLAQRETSPQWRPFGEIETEFLEQTVVEVKIPDHLQEFTSVEKAIDPDAYVIGPGDLLGISIITGENMTFILRVSPTGDLLIPGVGIHNVAGLSLSETIARTEDFVREQAYRNSEVDVILVDIRRFKLLTTGAVREPGFVTISPTDRLTDAIDEAGGLHKYADEESIRVVRADGTTEHFSLRPFLLEGDLGSNPTLLEGDRIEVPFREEFRNDVEASVTYNESAVLVTGFVVRPGPYHYFPGYTVRDYVGLAGGVEERGSIRSIDVNRPDQVVDVKYDDLAEPGDIIYVPQNIRYFLFGPSSMFQVAGVVLGVVFTYQRLLDLLSSS
- the rfbB gene encoding dTDP-glucose 4,6-dehydratase, translating into MTTYLITGGCGFIGSNFIRYILRKDESCRIVNLDKLTYAGNLENLSDMESNPRYHFFKGDICDQNQVERLFLEHSPDLVVNFAAESHVDRSIGKPDDFIQTDIFGVFVLLEAAKEHGVDLFVQISTDEVYGSIQSGSFRETDSLMPSSPYSASKAGGDRLAYSYYVTHKLPVIITRAGNNFGPYQYPEKLIPLFVTNALEDEFLPLYGDGKNVRDWLYVLDHCSALDFLVEKGTPGEAYNIGGGNERQNIDITRQILDHLEKPDTLIRHVEDRKGHDRRYSLDCSKLTSLGWAPEHDFDSALEKTVDWYRTNERWWRKIKSGEFLDYYRTQYRIEI
- a CDS encoding GNVR domain-containing protein → MRGLTPHEQRVFELVRRYPEIIGNRGARAEIAGENGMSEKTLRNRIADLKRYGLVSDTGLLGSTFPLSGTKGDIPVIGYIKYLLERWVTVALVAGSVSIFVAFVSLVMPKTFRATAVIMPSEIEENSPFFSALQGLSIPGLNIAGNATDSNRLLAILASRTVGEKIVKKFDLVRVYDVETLEEALLVLDNNLHFSLQDEGTIRIDVDAKTPWLSSQESDSMARVLTTDLANSMVQEVDFVNKELNSSTARLQRDFIERRLEQNAEDLARAEENLKAFQEFHGTIQLPAQTEATITLAAELSARIMANEVAYEALKSLRNPDSPEIKRVEFEIAAAERKLAEIEKGLKDESRISGGLFPVLSDVPDLGMRLARLERELEVQTQLYTFLVQQYEQARIQETRDTPTIQVLDWAKVPEKKYKPQRALMVFISSVLATVFCVVGLLFWEKWKEFESTT
- a CDS encoding dTDP-4-dehydrorhamnose 3,5-epimerase family protein, which codes for MGKRGFLMEVLREDNGLLRKFGQTTFTVAYKDTIKAFHWHRKQDDIWFVATGKAVVVLHDLRKDSPTRGVTQIIRAGENDYKLILIPVGVAHGYKVVSKEPVLLFYHSTHAYNREHPDEERIPWNDSTIDFDWDSVG